GCGGGGGTGACGCACTATTGGGGCGGGGATAGGGGCAGGGACAGAGTGCAGAGCGTAGAGTTGAACGCACTTAACGATTATTATTTAACGAGTGGGGGAGTTGGATCAACACATACCATCCTCGTTGTTGGCCACTGCACTGCTTACGGGATTTTCGGCGCCATCGTCTTGATAGGATGAGTAGGAGGTCGGTGCGCGGGGCTGATCCGCAGGTATCAAGCTTTGCCTCTCGGGATCGgccatattgttgttgttgttgtttttgttgctgctgcttgttctTCTCTTTGCACACTAAAGCAACTCCCGTTAGTAATGCAGCCAAATTGCAATtagctttgttgttgttgttgtctctctttctgcaCCGCAACGCAAATGCTTCAACTGCAAAtaaacgaaaagcaaaaagcacaCCGTTTATTACTAGCTTGCttattgtgcatatttatAGTAGAGAGCCcctaaacagcagcagcaatttctttctttgtttGATGTGTTTTTTCCTACAATGATGTTTTTTCTTATTCGTTTTacacttttcttttattgtgcTGCCTTGTTGAATCCTCCCTTTTCGGCATGCGCCGCAATAATCAATTTTATGGCCGCTGCAGCTTCAGCACCTTTAACGGGTCACCACACAAATTCCATTTTACTCACGGATGCAGTTTTTGCAAACAACTTTGCTAATTGTTTAATGTTTGTATGTCTTTTTTGTGCTATATTTTACcttattttgttgaaattgcactgctgctgccgtcgaCGCACATTTGAGTCAATTGGTCACACTATGGTCGTGTTTGCCTTGCACAGCTGCTGGTCACACTCTGTTGGTCCAACTGCATTGCAATAGTCTGCAGCTGTTTATGTAGCCCTGTGACAGAGTTGTAGCTGAGCGCAACAGctgatttgtgtgtgttattgttTAACATGTTTTGCGGGACAAAAGTGAAATGTCTCAAAATAATACATCCATTGTAAGCAACTCGGATAATCAAAATACCAGCGACAGTGATGCTGAGACACAACAGATAAATCTGAGTCTATGTCGCAAAACACGATTGCGAAAATTCACACAAAGCTTCGCTTATGCTGCGCTGCCAATTCGAATTGTTGGTGGCGAGGAAAACAACGATCTAATTATGGGAACAAGTTCAAGTTCAACGCGTGAAGTAACATTGAACGCTACACAAATTATTGACAACAGCTCCGATGACGATGTGGACACGGATTTTTATATCTCCAATGAAAGCAGCAACGATGGCGAGATCCTAAAACAACAAGTCTCATTCCCAGCGAGGTCATTACAAAAATCAGATTTAAGTGTCAAACGAAAAATAAGTAGACGCAAAACGCCACGTAAATTAATGCCATATAAAACAATGTAGGCTTAATAAGTAGAAATAAGATTagtttaagaaaatataaataaattaagaattctgactttaaattgaattgcaacGAATATATTATCAGCGAATTGCATACAGGGCTGGCGACGTTGCAATACTTTACAACACTACACCAGGGCTACAGGTTGGCTTGTGTATTTTGGAGTAGTGGTAAATTTTTACAAGCACAACTATTTTTATGCggtttttaatgtaaataaaccAAAGTAAATTTAGTCAAAGAATTTGTAAAGTGTAAGTAATGCATGACAgtgttaaatgcaaatgttgcaatgAAAATTACATATTGCAAGATGCTTAAAAGAGGCGTGTGAAAATGTGCgatgatttcattttgctgtGCTTGCGCTGCGCGTTGTTGTATTGGAAACTTCGTCGTATCTTTGCATGacgctgatgttgttgttcgcgtagtagttgttgttgttgttagcttaGGTAAGGGAAACGCAGAGTCAGCGACGCGCAGCTGAAATGTTTACTTAGTTGGCACCGCACGCTGTGGTGATGTagggcggcaacaacaacaataataaaaatcggtgacgacaacgaaaacaaaaacaagaagcaAGAACACCTGTTCCTAATtgatttttcacattttcaccATTCACCATTTTCAGATCACTCGACGTTTTTTCAAACTGCACTAAACAACTGTGTTTGGGAAAATCGGAAAATCGGAAAATACATTAACAAACAGGCCAATCAaacgaatttcaatttttagtaTAGAGTAGGAAAGTTACACAAAATTGAATTagcaacgaacgaacgaacattttatttatcaaaccCAGTTTGACCACCGACAAATAAagaacacatacatatatttaaaaaaaaaatatggagGCCCCACCAATGTTCAACAGCGTCGAGGATGAGTGCAGATATTGGAAAGAGCGTTCCAAACAGTATCACAAAGAGTAAGTTGCTCAAATAAAGCAAAGAAGTTTATCTATCATCTGTTATCTCTGACGATTCTTTACAGATGGACAGATGTGAAACAGGAATACGATGAATATGTTGAACAGTCTAGGGAAATGGAAGCCGAAATGGACGCAACTCTGGAGCAAAAACAGAGTCTAATCAAAGATCTCAGAGCCAAGCTTAATATGTTAGAACAAGAAAATGATTCACTCAAGGTTGAGCAAAGATTTATATTCAGAAAAGTCTAGTCAACTAATTTGTCTTCTTTATTAGCTCAAGTTGGATACACAAGGCATCGAAATGTCCAATCTGGATAAACAGCTGGAGACGGTGAAGAAAGAGCGCGACTCCATGAAAGATTATCTGCGACAATTGGAGCAGAAGAACGATGATCTGGAGCGTGCACATCGCATACTCAACGAGAGCATAGTAGACTTTGAGAAGATGTTGGACAAAGCCTATGAAAAGAATGCGCTCCTTGAGATGGAGGTGGACGAAAAGGAAATGCTGCAGGAGAAGCTGCAGCGATTAATGGACGAGACCCGCGGTAAGTTATGAGAGGTATATACCAGgtctatataaattatatttccaaTTAATTACAGATCTAAAGCAGGAACTCAATGTCAAGTCACGCTATACGCCAGCGAATGgtacaaacacaacaacagcatcggCTGGCAATAGCTCAATGAACTCCTCGACATCGCTGCCCAATGGGATTGTGGCCAATGGTGATATAATGCTGCAACATGACAACAATGTCACAAATGCCACAGCGAAGGCGACAAGCATTAGCGTCAGTGCGCTGAATGGCAGTTTAGCAAATCGAAACGAATAtaatcaacagcagcattcGCTTAAAAGTAAGCTAATGCGTGTCCTTAAACTAACGAAAGCATGTCGCCATTCCAAGAAACACATTCCCACCGATTGCTAttagtattaatatttttaagctaTGCGATAACGAGAACACAACACACTTCGTGCTCACACAAATCATTGCAAAATTCACATCGTTGTAGATTTTAAGTTGTACCTTTTTTTATTGtctcatcttttttttatttgtatatttgttaagacaaaattattaaatgtaagCGAAATTCTCAAAAGTTTGCAACCATTCTTCGTAGGCAgcaatatttgtgtgtgttcgtaatttgtgtgttttgtacttgttgttaatttgttaaatgtaattaacCATCATCCATTCACTAACTGTGAGCTAGTCTCTGAGTAACTAACTAACCAGactgtgttgtgttgcttcCTTTTGCAGATCCCGAGAACCTTATCAATGGCAATGCCATGAATGCCAGCTCCCGCACCACGGCGCTCAACATTGTGGCCGACATGTTAAGAAAACTGAACGTAAGTCCCCCTccagcctcagcttcagctccagcaGCTAAAAGCAGTCCCCAGCATGTTCTTACCTTCTACTGTATGTTACTTGGTGTgttgtatttgatatatctgCAATCCTGAGATTAGAAAATATGCTTAGTTGTCTTTCTGTTTGTATAAATAACTACGTATCATATATTCTGATAACTAGACCCACCAAAATGGTCATAATCCTTGTCTAAGTTGTACGTAATTATAGTTTGTCTCAGATATTGGGTATAAAGCTTTTTAAGTTCTCAAATTAaccttaaattaaattgtcaagGTTAGAGACTAGAATTTTGGTGGTCTTTATAATTATCACATCAAGCTCCTAAAAgctaaaaatcaaatttgataaGACAATCTTTTTAAGAGTACTTCAGCAGTATTGATTACTTGCAGTTAGGCCGATAAATCAGTTATTATGCTGAATAGAGATTTTGGTTCTAGTTACGTTCGGTAATTTgatagcaaaagcaaagcgaagaataataatagttaaCAATTCATGACCTTCGAAATACAAACTGAATTTTCTTGATAATACTATTTTAAGCTTTTGGCATTGACAttcatttcttaatttttcagaactattcagtatatttttattttgttaattaattaaaatttagtgtattatatttgtagactactgttactgttaggcaccaaattatattgaagcaatttactttaaatggAAATCGACTAAAAAATAGACTGCCAAGGTTAGAGACTAATGTTGGTGTCTTCTATAAAAGccaaaaattacatttataagaaaatgtttttaatagttGGTCATCAATATTGTTAGGCCGATCAATCAGAAACTTTAAATTCAAACTGAATTGCCTTGATGATACTTTTCTAAACGTTAGATAgtaatttatactttatttttcatttctgtttagtatatatttattatatagtatttagtatatgttaTCTTGTAAAGTAAAATGTTTCAGTATAGTTCTTAACGTTAGTAAAAGGAGTCTAAcgtatagtattattattttatttagtattcagTATAATGTGataagtatagtatttttatattatttagtataacatcttatttatggtattattattttatttggtatttcgtatatgttaattatacttaatgctaaataataaataaaataatactagaattaacatatactaaatactatataaaatattcatactATACGTTAAACTCCTTATCCTTTAAATGGATTGCGGATATATCAAACAGTCGTAATCATgatcgactgtagctttctttttttttttggtttaattttggttttgttgtttgttgtacaaaattgttttgttcGTATTGTTTTAGTGGGACAAGGCCTTGTTATGTCCTGAGTGTCAAAAGTTTCGTTGCATTTGCGAGCGTCCCGCGTTGTTGCCGGGCAGCAGCGAGTCAAGTTTGTTTCGTCGCGCCTTTGGTGGCAGTGTCACTAGCTCCACTTGCAACACTAGCAGCACTTGCAACACAGAGGCAACAACGCCAAGCGGCGAAGGCAGCTGGACACCAGACTGCAATAATGCTGCGGCACAATCGCGTCGCATCAGCTTGACtagcacaaatattttcaagcgCTTTGCGGAACGCATGCGCAGCATTCACGACATTTCCGAGCCTCAGCCTGAGCCGCCGGCGCTGTGACACCCTGTGACACACACCCTgtgacacccacacacacacatttccacccacacacacacaaatatgttTAACgatatttgtaatttgcttttggcttttgttttaaatttgacGCTTgcatttcaaacaaattgctttcgttaataaaaaaattataattttttaactccatgtttgttttgttttgttatctgtattgtatatttttaattgttcttAAATAGTTGCTAATTAAGTTGTCTCGTTGTTTTGCAGGCGATGGAGACGAAACTGAAGACTTATCGGGAACACGCGCCTCCGATGCAGCCACGTCAATGACCCGACGCAACAACAGCTCTTCGACTATCGTTGGAGGCGGAgtagtaacaacaataacaacaacaacaacagcttgccacatgtggcacaaacacaacacaacacaacaaaacacataCCACATACAGTTTGCTGTGGCAATTTGTTCaagttttatgtttaaaaGTAGTTACCAAGTTCTCTGCTCTTCTTCTGCCcttcgtttatttatttcaatttattcatttaaatgtctCGTGTATAAATTAACGATATTACGATAATATTACTTATAAATAACactgcaattatttataaaagtatGTTTGACGTCTGAAGCCGCCCCGCCCAGCATGTAACGCCTTATTAAGTACTTGTATGTTAACTTCTAAGCATAAGAgtcgagttttttttttctctcttcttgATTTTCCTGTTAAGAATGGCATGCGAAAAATTTGTTCTCGAAGTAAGTTTTGGACTTCAGCCACTCATTGAAAAtcgttttgtatatttagctTCAGTCATGTCCCTGGTTATTGTTCCGttactcacacatacacacacacatagcacACACGGACACAGACGCTTGGTAAGCTCAAAGCACAAGCGTAGTGTAAAGTATAGTCGAGcttttgaataaattgaaagtgcACTAATACATGTACATtgccacccacacacacacacacacatttaggACATGACTGAATTAGAGCGTAAGTTGAAAGGCCACACAGCTTGTGtagtagtaataataatgatatgatgatgatgttttgATGGATAGATAAGTGCAGCTGAGTCGAAAGTATTACAGCCCCCTTAAGAACAGCttaacaagcaaacaaatactCGTAGTGTTAGAAAGAGAAAGATCTATATATAGTAGTCGTGTGTGACAATTAACACTTATCactacaataacaattacaattacaattactgTTTAAGCAAAAGACAATTTCTGACTAGAGACGACGATGACAGTCGTTGCCCCATTGCCCccattttagttaaatttacaCCGTTCTACAAAATAATGATCTATAGCAAAAcacaatttattcaattatatattttaaatgcgaatacaaattatgtaaaaagtgcaacaaaattataattatattaaatgattaattgTACATGTATAAACCAACAGAATGAAGATGAATATAAAGAGAAGGAGACAAAACACACGCTATatctatattatatacataaaattaaaacgtttgtttaattttgttatggAAAGGGAGGAAAGAGAGGTATTTATCAGCCACTCACAAAGTGGATTCTATTCTTGATAACAGCAACTCAACTTGACTCACATCCAGTGTTGCCAGGTTTTGAGCACCCGTATAAGCtagatttttgaaaaaacaaGCTAGAATaagccaaatttaaaaaaaaataatgcagaaAAAATAAGCTACACCCAAATGAGAGAAAACATGAAACCTTATAATGTTTTTATGTGGGTGgaaaaaatctatatttatgattaggtctttaaatttccattgcGACAGtttccaaaagaaaaaaaaaacaccaattCAAAGGTAATGaatttataatagttttttGTATGATTGAACAATCTTATTAAATGTCTTATTACTGCCTATTGCTAACATATGCTTCTTCGATGGCATTTTAACAAacgctttatttaatttcacaactTCAAACGATTAGTGGTAACACTTCAGAAGATCGTTATTCGATGTTActattaattagaaataaattcacGATCATACGAAATGCACATAACCAtcggcaacaaaaaaagaaaaaaaaaccgtttATGTcgcaaatacatttaaaactaGAATATGTtagatgaattttaaaataagctaTATTTCAAGCTAGATGCATATTTTACAagcttttccattttcaaatatgcTAGAACTAGCTTATAATAAGCTAAACTGGCAACACTGTTCACATCATACATTCCACAGTAGCAAGTGCCTTGTGGATTCTAAGTGTATCAAGCTTTCATTATGGATTCTAATTGGACTCAGCTTGCGCATTAGCTTTAGCACCCGCCTTGTGAACTCAGACTGAGTTTACTAAGTAATATCGTTGCCTAATTCAGcgtactataaataaataatttattttaaatagcatttgcACATTCATTGTCAACTTTAACCTCAATTGCAGAGACAAATCTCAACGTCAGTGTCGCAAATCCACTTCAAAGTAGCAAGCACACAAGCGTCAAAAAGTTCTTTGTAACTCTCatgtgcaataaataattaattagcaaaatatttgtgttaattTATCTAAGGCAGACGCGCGCTGCGTCAGTGGCTATGCCAAGGACAAAGCTGTCACACACATTCGTacataaacacatacatactcaAACAGTTGCTTGCATTTGTAACTCCTCCAAAAGCTTTTGTTGAGTGCAGCTTTCGTTGCGGTGCGGCTTTCCCCTGTGGTACTTTTTACTTTGGTACTttatttagtacatttttgGTGCGGGCTTTCCCTTTGGAAATTATGCTGTCTTTGCGGTCAGGCTGAAGGTAACaaaaactgaagctgaagctgttgcGCTGACCTTGCGACACGCTGGGATTTCAGGGAGTTTTATGTGGGAGAGttgggagagcgagagagagagagagagagagagaaagagagagctgCTGGCGACCGTGAGCGGCTAAGCTAATGAAAGTGCTCAAGCTCAAGGGTTAGCGGCGTGGAGTGTTTGGCATTGAGtgggtatatttttcatatgcagtgacagcagcagcagcagcaacaacaacaataaccgCAGCACAaaaagcgcaacaacaacaaatggtaCAAGCTTTTATCATACACACAGCACTTACGAAGTGCAGCCCTGGTAACCACTTCAacgctgcggctgctgttgcctgttgcattgtttgtttttgtcgcaCAGAAATGAtgtgatgatgctgctgctgcatgcaCCATGCCACATCATGCCACATGCAGCGTGCAGCGGCTATAAGCGGATTGGGAATCGCACAATGCAATTGccgtttgaaatgaaaatgcgaaaGCACAAAAGCCAGCAcaatgtgtgggtgtgtgtgtataaaatgcgtgtgtgtgagtttgagtatttttaaaagcaatttgaaGAATTTTGCGTTGCTCCTTAATGAACTCCCACGGGCAAGGCGAGAAATCCGCCTGAGCTAATTAACTGAGCAAAGCGCAAaactacagcaacaattgctcAACAggctgtgtgtgcgtgtgttagtgtgtatgtgtgggatTTAACAGGGCGACAATCTGCTTGAGGTGAAATAACAACGGCAGCAGAAGTCTCCACATAACAATAAGCGCAGCAAGCCACAAAAAAGAGAGCTCACTAAAAGCCAGCAacagtaataacaacaacaacaacaacaacaacaacaacagtaagaTGAACTTTTGGCCAAACATTTGGCAGCTCAAGTATAATTGTTTTCGCATAAAAATGTAGCCAAGCAGCtcgtaaaaataaaagtgtagCAAAAAAGCCGCCACCACCACAAAGCGAAACTTTTCATGTTTGCAGGTCTTTAATACAGGGTGTTTCTGTTAGACAACTAGATTAAAGTAAGCTTCGCATGGGCTTTATTAAAGCAACAGAGGAAGTTCTTCCCACTCCACAGCTTTGACATAGGTTAAATGAGCGAGGCAAAATCACAAACTGAAAAGGGTTTGCACTACGGGTAAGATTGCTGACAGTTTTCTATTCAATTTAGCCCACGAAATGTGTGAAAAAAGTGTGTATTTCGTGGAACAACTAAATTAGAGTAAAAGAAAGTTTTTAAGAACGCTTTAGTGTTGCTAATGCGTAAAGAAAATTCTGAAAATagataaattacatttttataccgaAGTTCTTAGACTCAGttaaaaaagggaaaaagtACCAATCAACTTATTCTTGGTTAAATTAGATGGAAACAGAACTTCAACCCAGCTTCTATGAATGGTGTCTGGTTCCAGATATTTAACTTGTGGAAAGTTTTGAAGTATGAATCGATTGGTACTTTGTTTAATAGTTTGGTTTCTTAAACTTGggtacttattatttttacccatagggtagaagggtattataactttgtgcttgtccgtctgtctgtctgtccgtcagtataaacacctagatcttagagactataagagatagagcgctaattttttttcgacagcatttgtcaTGTTTgcaagttttaaaattttgccacgcttACATCCggagttattaaagaaatacttttgtatgggcaaaaacttactaggggtcttagttgctttggctgacaatctagtatattgtgtcgtctatggtatattttgaatgtggtatattgtgccgcctatggtatattttgaatgtggtattatatcgacataccaattataccactcggtatatttttagtattttatagtacattttttgtatattttgagaatattatcgcaatattttgctttcattcaaaatgggtagcgggtatctcacagtcgggcacactcgactgtagcttccCAACttgttttgtaatattttaaaggaCACCCTGTAAATGCatttatagtatgtatatttggcatttacacactttaaatatttaaaatacgcgaCGGCGTAATGTAAGGCGGCAAAGTAAATGCTAACGGAAGTATTCAGCagactgatgatgatgttaaTGTGGAGGATGATGAttgcgatgatgatgatgatgggagagagagactgtTGCGCCTTGGGGGTGGCGATCCTTGgctggatggatggatggatggttGGCTGGTGTCCTGTGCCGTTATGCGCTGGCCTAAACATCAAACAAAATCGATATTGTGGGTGGTGCGATGGTGTTGCTGGTGTTACTCCACTTGACTCGCTctgcctctctttctctctctgtgtctctgtctcttgctCACTCAGAGACTTTATGTtgcttccttccttccttccgtTCGTgctgtgtctctctctctcttttttcgGGTGTATATGTGATTTTCGGCATAAACAAGCAATGTAGACATATACACATAAACATGAttacacacagagagaaggtaaagagagaggaa
This is a stretch of genomic DNA from Drosophila albomicans strain 15112-1751.03 chromosome 3, ASM965048v2, whole genome shotgun sequence. It encodes these proteins:
- the LOC117569318 gene encoding nuclear distribution protein nudE homolog isoform X1, which produces MEAPPMFNSVEDECRYWKERSKQYHKEWTDVKQEYDEYVEQSREMEAEMDATLEQKQSLIKDLRAKLNMLEQENDSLKLKLDTQGIEMSNLDKQLETVKKERDSMKDYLRQLEQKNDDLERAHRILNESIVDFEKMLDKAYEKNALLEMEVDEKEMLQEKLQRLMDETRDLKQELNVKSRYTPANGTNTTTASAGNSSMNSSTSLPNGIVANGDIMLQHDNNVTNATAKATSISVSALNGSLANRNEYNQQQHSLKNPENLINGNAMNASSRTTALNIVADMLRKLNWDKALLCPECQKFRCICERPALLPGSSESSLFRRAFGGSVTSSTCNTSSTCNTEATTPSGEGSWTPDCNNAAAQSRRISLTSTNIFKRFAERMRSIHDISEPQPEPPAL
- the LOC117569318 gene encoding nuclear distribution protein nudE homolog isoform X2, with translation MEAPPMFNSVEDECRYWKERSKQYHKEWTDVKQEYDEYVEQSREMEAEMDATLEQKQSLIKDLRAKLNMLEQENDSLKLKLDTQGIEMSNLDKQLETVKKERDSMKDYLRQLEQKNDDLERAHRILNESIVDFEKMLDKAYEKNALLEMEVDEKEMLQEKLQRLMDETRDLKQELNVKSRYTPANGTNTTTASAGNSSMNSSTSLPNGIVANGDIMLQHDNNVTNATAKATSISVSALNGSLANRNEYNQQQHSLKNPENLINGNAMNASSRTTALNIVADMLRKLNAMETKLKTYREHAPPMQPRQ
- the LOC117569318 gene encoding nuclear distribution protein nudE homolog isoform X3 is translated as MEAPPMFNSVEDECRYWKERSKQYHKEWTDVKQEYDEYVEQSREMEAEMDATLEQKQSLIKDLRAKLNMLEQENDSLKLKLDTQGIEMSNLDKQLETVKKERDSMKDYLRQLEQKNDDLERAHRILNESIVDFEKMLDKAYEKNALLEMEVDEKEMLQEKLQRLMDETRDLKQELNVKSRYTPANGTNTTTASAGNSSMNSSTSLPNGIVANGDIMLQHDNNVTNATAKATSISVSALNGSLANRNEYNQQQHSLKSKLMRVLKLTKACRHSKKHIPTDCY